The following are from one region of the Juglans regia cultivar Chandler chromosome 10, Walnut 2.0, whole genome shotgun sequence genome:
- the LOC109007980 gene encoding probable O-methyltransferase 3, translated as MGRWNSRWRGIRGCEKQTEWEEIRAVTVGVKKHFETKRVVIDKCSAVFGGLESLVDVGGGTGTVAKAIADAFPSMECTVLDLPHVVAGSEGSKNLKYIGGDMFEVVPPADAILLKWILHDWNDEECVKILRRCKEAITSNDKKGKVMIIEMIVQNQKEDDKESIETQLFFDILIMVLVTGKERNEKQWAKLFFDAGFSDYKITHILGLSSLIEVYP; from the exons ATGGGGAGGTGGAACTCGAGGTGGAGAGGGATTCGTGGGTGTGAAAAACAAACTGAATGGGAAGAGATAAGAGCAGTAACTGTCGGGGTCAAGAAACATTTTGAAACGAAG CGCGTGGTTATTGACAAGTGCAGTGCAGTGTTTGGTGGATTGGAGTCATTGGTTGATGTTGGTGGCGGTACCGGAACTGTGGCCAAGGCCATTGCCGACGCATTCCCAAGTATGGAGTGCACGGTGCTTGATCTCCCACATGTGGTTGCTGGCTCGGAAGGGAGTAAGAACTTGAAGTATATTGGAGGGGACATGTTTGAGGTAGTTCCTCCTGCAGATGCAATTTTACTTAAG TGGATATTGCATGACTGGAACGATGAGGAATGCGTTAAAATACTTAGAAGATGCAAGGAGGCAATCACGAGCAACGACAAGAAAGGAAAGGTGATGATCATTGAAATGATAGTACAGAACCAGAAGGAAGATGATAAGGAGTCGATTGAGACGCAACTCTTCTTTGACATTCTGATTATGGTGTTGGTAACTGGAAAAGAGAGAAACGAGAAACAATGGGCAAAGCTGTTTTTCGATGCTGGTTTCAGTGACTACAAGATAACCCACATATTGGGCTTAAGTTCTCTCATTGAGGTTTATCCTTGA
- the LOC109007983 gene encoding uncharacterized protein LOC109007983 — MVTFVYAKCTQLESRGLWEEHGNIQVNESPWLVVGDINAIRSDSERLGGNPRSLLAMSEFNGCVDICGLVEMRSQSRIISWCNGHEGSSRSWARLYRALVNINFSNTFGLTFMEYLTRKSSDHCPMMVHLSLPRSSYGPSPFHFQNMWCLHESFSKFVEDVWVQPECSHGLLRLAAKLKKLKVALKMGNRNSFGKVDLTIKALEEKMEFLDFQLQEMREPKVEAELLLTKMELVEWEAREESRWPQKAKRKWLQEGEQNSGFFHASVNQRWKATFVLSMHLADGKTLATPEEIHQGALDHFRTFLTLRLNVQQVDLIDLVQPLISEEDNRWLCDAPSVEEVREAVFSIPKHSLPGPDGFGSGFYMACWEILKDDVVEATREFFNGASLPRFYSSSYIVLIP, encoded by the coding sequence ATGGTGACCTTTGTCTATGCAAAATGCACTCAGCTAGAGAGCAGAGGGCTATGGGAGGAGCACGGAAATATCCAGGTTAATGAGTCCCCATGGTTGGTGGTCGGTGACATTAATGCAATTCGTTCGGATTCTGAACGGCTTGGGGGCAACCCACGGTCATTGTTGGCAATGTCAGAATTTAATGGTTGTGTGGATATTTGTGGACTTGTGGAGATGCGCTCTCAGAGCCGAATAATatcatggtgtaatggtcatGAGGGATCCTCAAGAAGTTGGGCACGTCTATATAGAGCCTTggtaaatattaatttctctaaTACTTTTGGGTTGACTTTTATGGAATATTTAACAAGGAAGTCGTCTGATCATTGCCCAATGATGGTGCATTTGAGTTTACCGAGATCGTCATATGGAccatctccttttcactttcaAAATATGTGGTGCTTGCAtgaatctttttcaaaatttgtagaGGATGTTTGGGTGCAACCAGAATGTAGTCATGGTCTATTGAGGCTGGCTGCTAAACTGAAAAAGCTTAAAGTTGCATTGAAAATGGGGAATAGGAATAGTTTTGGCAAGGTTGATCTAACTATCAAGGCACtggaagaaaaaatggaatttcTGGATTTTCAACTTCAGGAAATGCGTGAGCCAAAAGTGGAAGCAGAACTCCTATTGACTAAGATGGAATTGGTTGAGTGGGAGGCAAGGGAAGAAAGTAGATGGCCACaaaaagcaaagagaaaatGGCTTCAAGAAGGGGAGCAAAATTCCGGGTTCTTTCATGCTTCAGTTAACCAAAGATGGAAGGCCACTTTTGTCTTGTCCATGCATCTTGCGGATGGGAAAACGTTAGCAACGCCGGAGGAGATTCACCAAGGGGCTCTAGACCACTTTAGAACTTTTTTAACCTTGAGGTTGAATGTGCAACAGGTGGATTTAATAGATTTAGTCCAACCTTTAATTTCTGAAGAGGACAATAGATGGCTTTGTGATGCCCCTTCGGTTGAGGAGGTTCGAGAAGCAGTGTTTTCTATTCCAAAACACAGTTTGCCTGGTCCGGATGGCTTCGGATCAGGTTTCTATATGGCTTGTTGGGAGATATTGAAGGATGACGTGGTGGAAGCGACGAGAGAATTTTTTAATGGGGCTTCTTTGCCGAGGTTTTATTCCTCTTCTTACATTGTTTTGATACCATAA